The sequence below is a genomic window from Sneathiella sp. P13V-1.
CGGCGGGTCAGGCGATTGAGGGAGACACGCGCGAGCCGACGCTGACGGCTTGGCAGTCACAATCCTTGCGCCCCATGCCCCAGCGGGCGGCTGGGCGCGCCTCATAAGGGGGGCGGGCTATTACATCCTGAAAGCCTGAAACAAATCATCATCAGCCCTGCAATCGCAGGGCTGATTTCTTGTCTATCCATGATACTCGATCACAAACTGATTCCCGTCATGTTCAAAGGTGGTAAACCCGCCGTTGATTTCCATATCGCGGGCATAGGCGTCCGTGTCGATATAGAATGGATTAAGGCCTGCCTTTTCTACAGCATCCAGAATTCCGCTACCTTCAAGATACTGCTCCGCATAGTCCTTGAGCGAACCTTCAAACAGATAAACGTCATCCAGATCACGCTCCAAGATTTCCTTCATGCTCAAGCCAAACTCACCAGATAGGTAGAGCACCTTCACCAACTCCTCATCCGTGAACGCGCCTTCAAAGTCATCAAACCAGATGTTCAAGTTTGCCTGATTAACCGACAAGGCATGAAACAAGTCGCAATCGTCTCCGTCGCCGTCGATATACTGGATTTCATATTCCTCAACCGGATCACCGTATTCGTTTCGGTGTTCGCCTGCTTTCTTCTGGTACTCTTCCAAAGTCTGAAAATAAAACCCTGTGGCGGAAATATCGTAAGGGGTCGCATGGTAGGTGTTCATCGTCTTTAGTCCTTCTCTTGAATTACCCGCAGGGCAAACCCCCGCGCTATACCTTCTGCCCAGCGGCGAGCGACCAAAGAGCCGCGAGCAAGAGAAGGGAGTGAGACCGATAAACAGACGGCTCCAAGAAGCCGCCCTTCAATCAAAGGGGCATCTGGCCAAACACGTTTGTGCGGGCATG
It includes:
- a CDS encoding antirestriction protein ArdA; this encodes MNTYHATPYDISATGFYFQTLEEYQKKAGEHRNEYGDPVEEYEIQYIDGDGDDCDLFHALSVNQANLNIWFDDFEGAFTDEELVKVLYLSGEFGLSMKEILERDLDDVYLFEGSLKDYAEQYLEGSGILDAVEKAGLNPFYIDTDAYARDMEINGGFTTFEHDGNQFVIEYHG